In Gracilibacillus salitolerans, the sequence ATTGTTCGTAGTTATTGTAGTGTGAAATGGCGTGGAGGGTGCGGATACGATATTCATATCCCTTCTCGATCCGAAAGTTGACACTGCCGCTAACATACGAACTGGAATAATTAACAAACCTTTTACTGTTCCCTGTATTCACCCATTCTCCCGTTGATTTATTTTTGACTTGTAAGTAAATGGTACAATATATTTGTTGAACGGATGAATAACTTGATGTATTACAACTGCTCCCCACTCTTTGTGAATCCACTCTGCGGATGGAAGCATTCCCTTCTTTAATATACTTAGTTGATTGAACACTGATGATATCCTCTTTTATGTGAGGCTCATTAACCTCTGAAGCTTTTACGTCTGAAGTATAAAGAAAAAATCCAATAATGAGAACACATGATGTTAGTAAACCTTTGGTCAACATTTGCATACAATCATTCCTTCCCAAGGATTTTTTATTACAAATGTTTGACGTTTATATTAGGAAAATGGTTACAAAAAACTTAATCAGATCTAAGAAATAAGTTGCTTGATGTTTATCATTTGTAAAAAAGTAAAGGACTTTCATAGCCCCAAAAGGAGAAGATAAAAAGTTGATAGATTTTGTAAAGCAATTTCATCATAGTCTAACTAATAGGAAGAAATAGAAAAAGAAGTTATGATTCATTGTTATCTTTATTTTTTTTGGTTTCGAAAGGAAACAGCACCTTTTCTTTGACAATTTGTAAAGCAAATAGCATGCTATACGTAAATAGTTGTTCGAAAGGATGCTAGAGATGAAAATCGATGAGAAGGATAACAAAATATTAGATTTACTAGCAAGCAATGGACGCATGTCCTATGTTGATATTGGTAAGGAATTAGGTCTGTCTAGAGTGGCTGTTCGTGAACGTGTGAATCAATTAATTGAAGAGGGAGTTATTGAAGGATTTAGTGCCGTGATTAATGCTGAAAAAGTAGGTAAACAAGTATCTGCTTTTTTTGAAGTAGATTGTGAGCCATCTTCGTTAGTACAGGTAGCAGAGAGTCTGGCGAATAATCCGAGTGTGGCCAGTTGTTATCAGATGACAGGACCGAGTACGTTGCATATGCATGTATTAGTAGAGGATTTCAAAAAGCTGGAGTCGTTTATTAATGAAGAATTATATAGCTTAGAAGGCATTACCAGAGTGGAGAGTCATATTTTATTACGCCGATTTAAGAGCAGAAAAGGCTTGAAATTATAAAAAAGCGCCCATTCTGTGGACGCTTTAAGATATCAGGCTAAGAAAATCGCACCATATCCCAATGCACCGACGATCACAAAGGCCGGATGGACCTTAAATTTTACTAAGAAGAGCCAGCTAAGTCCAATTAATAGTATGGTTTGCCATATTCCTTCATTTTCATACGATTGAAAAAAGAATTGAAAGGTTAAAATGCCTAGAAGAACGGCAATCGTTGGCCGGATAACCATCGTCATTCTTTTTACCTTAGGTGAGTTTTTAAACTTATATAAAATACTTAATAAGATAATCATTAAAATTAGAGAAGGTGCTACCGTTGCGAAAATCCCGACACCTGCACCTAACAAGCCTGCTTGTTCATACCCGATATAACCGGCCATCTTCGTTGCAATTGGGCCCGGAAGAGCATTCCCGATCGCAAGTACTTCCCCGAATTCAGAAAGGCTTAACCATTCATAGCGATTAACTACTTCATTTTGAACTAAAGGAATGCTCGCTGGACCTCCACCATAACCAACAATACCAGGTATGAAGAAGGCAATAAAAATTTCCCAATAAATCATCGTTATCTAGTCCTTTCCTTCTTGTTTTGGTGTTGTCGAAAAAGCAACGATTAATAATACAAGAATAATAATGGCAGGATGAATGTTGAGTAATTGCAGCAATACAGTGCTTCCGACAATCAGGGCCCAATTAAACTTCCATCCTAAATCTTTTGTCCCTTTTTTTACAAAATCCCAAGTCAGAATAGCTAGCATAACACCAACGACGGGTACAATCGCATGTGTCATACCAATCACCCATGGTAATTCACTAAAGGTACTTAATGAAACAAGTAAAATGATCATAGCAATAATAGAAGGTACGATTGTTGATAAAACGGCATTAATTGCACCTAACCATCCGGCAAGACGATAGCCGATATACCCAGCCATTTTCGTCGCAATCGGCCCAGGAAGTGTATTACCAATCGCGAGTATATCGGAAAACTCATCATCATCCATCCATTTATAATGGTCAACCACTTCTTTATGAACAAGTGGAATCGATGAAGGCCCTCCACCATAGCCTAGAACTCCTACTTTAAAAAATG encodes:
- a CDS encoding chromate transporter, yielding MIYWEIFIAFFIPGIVGYGGGPASIPLVQNEVVNRYEWLSLSEFGEVLAIGNALPGPIATKMAGYIGYEQAGLLGAGVGIFATVAPSLILMIILLSILYKFKNSPKVKRMTMVIRPTIAVLLGILTFQFFFQSYENEGIWQTILLIGLSWLFLVKFKVHPAFVIVGALGYGAIFLA
- a CDS encoding chromate transporter is translated as MKHFHIFWSFFKVGVLGYGGGPSSIPLVHKEVVDHYKWMDDDEFSDILAIGNTLPGPIATKMAGYIGYRLAGWLGAINAVLSTIVPSIIAMIILLVSLSTFSELPWVIGMTHAIVPVVGVMLAILTWDFVKKGTKDLGWKFNWALIVGSTVLLQLLNIHPAIIILVLLIVAFSTTPKQEGKD
- a CDS encoding Lrp/AsnC family transcriptional regulator — its product is MKIDEKDNKILDLLASNGRMSYVDIGKELGLSRVAVRERVNQLIEEGVIEGFSAVINAEKVGKQVSAFFEVDCEPSSLVQVAESLANNPSVASCYQMTGPSTLHMHVLVEDFKKLESFINEELYSLEGITRVESHILLRRFKSRKGLKL